Proteins from a genomic interval of Bombus affinis isolate iyBomAffi1 chromosome 18, iyBomAffi1.2, whole genome shotgun sequence:
- the LOC126926613 gene encoding cystinosin homolog isoform X3 yields MTTGGLKPQKMAFVWYIGIITILVADKAWADFKVSNQDLIVHVDSQESFELYLTKNLSEDVSVTIEVQHPDLVSVNTSSIYITKNDTKKKWDILINGRSAGHSIISLNVTPNNVTDYSQAFVRVTIEKSDILYHISTVVGWIYFLAWSVSFYPQIYSNYKRKSVVGLNFDYLSLNLVGFILYALFNCGLYWIPVVELEYFRRYPKGLNPVQVNDIFFALHATFATVITIIQCFIYETGNQRVSTTARIIHGIFVVFILISMILAIVTTIKWLDFLYYCSYVKLSITLIKYVPQAFYNYKRKSTVGWSIGNIFLDFTGGMLSMLQMILNAYNYDDWESIFGDPTKFGLGFFSVAFDIFFIIQHYVLYRDHKEYDRIPGNNYEKSEENPLICDSNSKNDADIATDPMTT; encoded by the exons ATGACAACTGGAGGATTG AAGCCACAAAAGATGGCCTTCGTGTGGTATATAGGGATTATCACAATTCTAG TTGCAGATAAGGCATGGGCAGATTTTAAGGTATCAAATCAAGATTTAATAGTTCACGTAGATAGTCAAGAATCATTTGAGTTGTACCTGAC CAAGAACTTGTCTGAAGATGTATCGGTGACAATAGAAGTGCAACATCCAGATTTAGTTTCTGTTAATACATCCAGTATCTATATTACTAAAAACGATACAAAGAAGAAATGGGATATTCTTATAAATGGTCGCAGTGCAGGACACTCGATTATTAGTCTTAATGTCACGCCTAACAATGTTACAGA TTACTCCCAAGCATTTGTTAGAGTGACTATTGAAAAATCAGATATACTTTATCACATAAGTACCGTAGTAGGATGGATATACTTTCTAGCATGGAGTGTAAGCTTCTATCCACAGATATACAGTAATTACAAACGCAAAAGTGTTGTAGGATTAAATTTCGATTATTTGTCATTGAATTTGGTTGGCTTTATTCTGTATGCACTTTTCAACTGTGGCTTGTATTGGATACCAGTAGTTGAG TTGGAGTATTTTAGAAGATATCCAAAAGGTTTAAACCCTGTACAAGTGAATGATATTTTCTTCGCTTTGCACGCAACATTTGCGACTGTGATAACTATTATTCAGTGCTTTATATACGAG ACAGGAAATCAAAGAGTATCTACCACAGCACGTATTATTCACGGAATATTTGTAgtctttattttaatttctatgatATTAGCTATAGTAACAACGATAAAATGGCTTGACTTTCTGTATTATTGTAGCTATGTTAAATTGAGTATAACATTAATTAAATACGTTCCACAAGCATTTTATAACTACAAAAGAAAATCCACCGTTGGTTGGAGTATTGGCAATATATTTTTAGACTTTACGGGTGGTATGTTGTCAATGCTACAGATGATACTTAATGCATACAATTATG ATGATTGGGAAAGTATTTTCGGAGATCCCACGAAATTTGGTTTGGGATTTTTCTCAGTCgcatttgatatatttttcattatacAACACTATGTACTATACAG GGATCATAAAGAATATGATAGAATACCTGGTAACAATTACGAAAAATCGGAAGAAAATCCATTAATCTGTGATTCAAATAGCAAAAACGACGCTGATATTGCTACCGATCCCATGACGACATGA
- the LOC126926613 gene encoding cystinosin homolog isoform X1 has protein sequence MFQRGRRASEKPQKMAFVWYIGIITILVADKAWADFKVSNQDLIVHVDSQESFELYLTKNLSEDVSVTIEVQHPDLVSVNTSSIYITKNDTKKKWDILINGRSAGHSIISLNVTPNNVTDYSQAFVRVTIEKSDILYHISTVVGWIYFLAWSVSFYPQIYSNYKRKSVVGLNFDYLSLNLVGFILYALFNCGLYWIPVVELEYFRRYPKGLNPVQVNDIFFALHATFATVITIIQCFIYETGNQRVSTTARIIHGIFVVFILISMILAIVTTIKWLDFLYYCSYVKLSITLIKYVPQAFYNYKRKSTVGWSIGNIFLDFTGGMLSMLQMILNAYNYDDWESIFGDPTKFGLGFFSVAFDIFFIIQHYVLYRDHKEYDRIPGNNYEKSEENPLICDSNSKNDADIATDPMTT, from the exons ATGTTTCAGCGAGGTCGTCGCGCTTCCGAG AAGCCACAAAAGATGGCCTTCGTGTGGTATATAGGGATTATCACAATTCTAG TTGCAGATAAGGCATGGGCAGATTTTAAGGTATCAAATCAAGATTTAATAGTTCACGTAGATAGTCAAGAATCATTTGAGTTGTACCTGAC CAAGAACTTGTCTGAAGATGTATCGGTGACAATAGAAGTGCAACATCCAGATTTAGTTTCTGTTAATACATCCAGTATCTATATTACTAAAAACGATACAAAGAAGAAATGGGATATTCTTATAAATGGTCGCAGTGCAGGACACTCGATTATTAGTCTTAATGTCACGCCTAACAATGTTACAGA TTACTCCCAAGCATTTGTTAGAGTGACTATTGAAAAATCAGATATACTTTATCACATAAGTACCGTAGTAGGATGGATATACTTTCTAGCATGGAGTGTAAGCTTCTATCCACAGATATACAGTAATTACAAACGCAAAAGTGTTGTAGGATTAAATTTCGATTATTTGTCATTGAATTTGGTTGGCTTTATTCTGTATGCACTTTTCAACTGTGGCTTGTATTGGATACCAGTAGTTGAG TTGGAGTATTTTAGAAGATATCCAAAAGGTTTAAACCCTGTACAAGTGAATGATATTTTCTTCGCTTTGCACGCAACATTTGCGACTGTGATAACTATTATTCAGTGCTTTATATACGAG ACAGGAAATCAAAGAGTATCTACCACAGCACGTATTATTCACGGAATATTTGTAgtctttattttaatttctatgatATTAGCTATAGTAACAACGATAAAATGGCTTGACTTTCTGTATTATTGTAGCTATGTTAAATTGAGTATAACATTAATTAAATACGTTCCACAAGCATTTTATAACTACAAAAGAAAATCCACCGTTGGTTGGAGTATTGGCAATATATTTTTAGACTTTACGGGTGGTATGTTGTCAATGCTACAGATGATACTTAATGCATACAATTATG ATGATTGGGAAAGTATTTTCGGAGATCCCACGAAATTTGGTTTGGGATTTTTCTCAGTCgcatttgatatatttttcattatacAACACTATGTACTATACAG GGATCATAAAGAATATGATAGAATACCTGGTAACAATTACGAAAAATCGGAAGAAAATCCATTAATCTGTGATTCAAATAGCAAAAACGACGCTGATATTGCTACCGATCCCATGACGACATGA
- the LOC126926641 gene encoding 39S ribosomal protein L55, mitochondrial, producing MNIFSLLRPARSALSLHRKLNCWTTAITKKHRKLYLNTFPVHLVLPDGSSINIEYNEPRKIITLPLNIETLTEEQKRIRLERRKVITKAKIVEEYQDDFDETQFY from the coding sequence ATGAATATATTCTCCCTTTTACGACCAGCACGATCTGCATTATCCTTACATAGGAAATTGAATTGTTGGACAACAGCAATAACGAAGAAGCAtagaaaattgtatttaaatacTTTTCCTGTGCATCTTGTTTTACCAGATGGTAGTAGTATTAATATCGAATACAATGAACCAAGAAAGATAATTACTCTTCCTCTCAACATTGAGACTCTTACCGAAGAACAGAAACGAATTAGATTGGAGAGACGTAAGGTCATAACCAAAGCAAAAATAGTTGAAGAATACCAAGATGATTTTGATGAAACTCAAttctattaa
- the LOC126926613 gene encoding cystinosin homolog isoform X4 codes for MAFVWYIGIITILVADKAWADFKVSNQDLIVHVDSQESFELYLTKNLSEDVSVTIEVQHPDLVSVNTSSIYITKNDTKKKWDILINGRSAGHSIISLNVTPNNVTDYSQAFVRVTIEKSDILYHISTVVGWIYFLAWSVSFYPQIYSNYKRKSVVGLNFDYLSLNLVGFILYALFNCGLYWIPVVELEYFRRYPKGLNPVQVNDIFFALHATFATVITIIQCFIYETGNQRVSTTARIIHGIFVVFILISMILAIVTTIKWLDFLYYCSYVKLSITLIKYVPQAFYNYKRKSTVGWSIGNIFLDFTGGMLSMLQMILNAYNYDDWESIFGDPTKFGLGFFSVAFDIFFIIQHYVLYRDHKEYDRIPGNNYEKSEENPLICDSNSKNDADIATDPMTT; via the exons ATGGCCTTCGTGTGGTATATAGGGATTATCACAATTCTAG TTGCAGATAAGGCATGGGCAGATTTTAAGGTATCAAATCAAGATTTAATAGTTCACGTAGATAGTCAAGAATCATTTGAGTTGTACCTGAC CAAGAACTTGTCTGAAGATGTATCGGTGACAATAGAAGTGCAACATCCAGATTTAGTTTCTGTTAATACATCCAGTATCTATATTACTAAAAACGATACAAAGAAGAAATGGGATATTCTTATAAATGGTCGCAGTGCAGGACACTCGATTATTAGTCTTAATGTCACGCCTAACAATGTTACAGA TTACTCCCAAGCATTTGTTAGAGTGACTATTGAAAAATCAGATATACTTTATCACATAAGTACCGTAGTAGGATGGATATACTTTCTAGCATGGAGTGTAAGCTTCTATCCACAGATATACAGTAATTACAAACGCAAAAGTGTTGTAGGATTAAATTTCGATTATTTGTCATTGAATTTGGTTGGCTTTATTCTGTATGCACTTTTCAACTGTGGCTTGTATTGGATACCAGTAGTTGAG TTGGAGTATTTTAGAAGATATCCAAAAGGTTTAAACCCTGTACAAGTGAATGATATTTTCTTCGCTTTGCACGCAACATTTGCGACTGTGATAACTATTATTCAGTGCTTTATATACGAG ACAGGAAATCAAAGAGTATCTACCACAGCACGTATTATTCACGGAATATTTGTAgtctttattttaatttctatgatATTAGCTATAGTAACAACGATAAAATGGCTTGACTTTCTGTATTATTGTAGCTATGTTAAATTGAGTATAACATTAATTAAATACGTTCCACAAGCATTTTATAACTACAAAAGAAAATCCACCGTTGGTTGGAGTATTGGCAATATATTTTTAGACTTTACGGGTGGTATGTTGTCAATGCTACAGATGATACTTAATGCATACAATTATG ATGATTGGGAAAGTATTTTCGGAGATCCCACGAAATTTGGTTTGGGATTTTTCTCAGTCgcatttgatatatttttcattatacAACACTATGTACTATACAG GGATCATAAAGAATATGATAGAATACCTGGTAACAATTACGAAAAATCGGAAGAAAATCCATTAATCTGTGATTCAAATAGCAAAAACGACGCTGATATTGCTACCGATCCCATGACGACATGA
- the LOC126926613 gene encoding cystinosin homolog isoform X2, with product MFQRGRRASEKPQKMAFVWYIGIITILVADKAWADFKVSNQDLIVHVDSQESFELYLTKNLSEDVSVTIEVQHPDLVSVNTSSIYITKNDTKKKWDILINGRSAGHSIISLNVTPNNVTDYSQAFVRVTIEKSDILYHISTVVGWIYFLAWSVSFYPQIYSNYKRKSVVGLNFDYLSLNLVGFILYALFNCGLYWIPVVELEYFRRYPKGLNPVQVNDIFFALHATFATVITIIQCFIYETGNQRVSTTARIIHGIFVVFILISMILAIVTTIKWLDFLYYCSYVKLSITLIKYVPQAFYNYKRKSTVGWSIGNIFLDFTGGMLSMLQMILNAYNYDDWESIFGDPTKFGLGFFSVAFDIFFIIQHYVLYRVGSQNARSNEILHKQENSYDEDSEALLKDMCCCGFRSQK from the exons ATGTTTCAGCGAGGTCGTCGCGCTTCCGAG AAGCCACAAAAGATGGCCTTCGTGTGGTATATAGGGATTATCACAATTCTAG TTGCAGATAAGGCATGGGCAGATTTTAAGGTATCAAATCAAGATTTAATAGTTCACGTAGATAGTCAAGAATCATTTGAGTTGTACCTGAC CAAGAACTTGTCTGAAGATGTATCGGTGACAATAGAAGTGCAACATCCAGATTTAGTTTCTGTTAATACATCCAGTATCTATATTACTAAAAACGATACAAAGAAGAAATGGGATATTCTTATAAATGGTCGCAGTGCAGGACACTCGATTATTAGTCTTAATGTCACGCCTAACAATGTTACAGA TTACTCCCAAGCATTTGTTAGAGTGACTATTGAAAAATCAGATATACTTTATCACATAAGTACCGTAGTAGGATGGATATACTTTCTAGCATGGAGTGTAAGCTTCTATCCACAGATATACAGTAATTACAAACGCAAAAGTGTTGTAGGATTAAATTTCGATTATTTGTCATTGAATTTGGTTGGCTTTATTCTGTATGCACTTTTCAACTGTGGCTTGTATTGGATACCAGTAGTTGAG TTGGAGTATTTTAGAAGATATCCAAAAGGTTTAAACCCTGTACAAGTGAATGATATTTTCTTCGCTTTGCACGCAACATTTGCGACTGTGATAACTATTATTCAGTGCTTTATATACGAG ACAGGAAATCAAAGAGTATCTACCACAGCACGTATTATTCACGGAATATTTGTAgtctttattttaatttctatgatATTAGCTATAGTAACAACGATAAAATGGCTTGACTTTCTGTATTATTGTAGCTATGTTAAATTGAGTATAACATTAATTAAATACGTTCCACAAGCATTTTATAACTACAAAAGAAAATCCACCGTTGGTTGGAGTATTGGCAATATATTTTTAGACTTTACGGGTGGTATGTTGTCAATGCTACAGATGATACTTAATGCATACAATTATG ATGATTGGGAAAGTATTTTCGGAGATCCCACGAAATTTGGTTTGGGATTTTTCTCAGTCgcatttgatatatttttcattatacAACACTATGTACTATACAG AGTAGGTAGCCAGAATGCAAGAAGTAACGAAATACTGCATAAACAAGAGAATTCATATGACGAAGACTCGGAGGCACTTCTGAAAGATATGTGTTGTTGTGGTTTCCGAAGTCAGAAGTAG
- the LOC126926613 gene encoding cystinosin homolog isoform X5 produces the protein MFQRGRRASEKPQKMAFVWYIGIITILVADKAWADFKVSNQDLIVHVDSQESFELYLTKNLSEDVSVTIEVQHPDLVSVNTSSIYITKNDTKKKWDILINGRSAGHSIISLNVTPNNVTDYSQAFVRVTIEKSDILYHISTVVGWIYFLAWSVSFYPQIYSNYKRKSVVGLNFDYLSLNLVGFILYALFNCGLYWIPVVELEYFRRYPKGLNPVQVNDIFFALHATFATVITIIQCFIYETGNQRVSTTARIIHGIFVVFILISMILAIVTTIKWLDFLYYCSYVKLSITLIKYVPQAFYNYKRKSTVGWSIGNIFLDFTGGMLSMLQMILNAYNYDDWESIFGDPTKFGLGFFSVAFDIFFIIQHYVLYRFIREQMIDLKNRI, from the exons ATGTTTCAGCGAGGTCGTCGCGCTTCCGAG AAGCCACAAAAGATGGCCTTCGTGTGGTATATAGGGATTATCACAATTCTAG TTGCAGATAAGGCATGGGCAGATTTTAAGGTATCAAATCAAGATTTAATAGTTCACGTAGATAGTCAAGAATCATTTGAGTTGTACCTGAC CAAGAACTTGTCTGAAGATGTATCGGTGACAATAGAAGTGCAACATCCAGATTTAGTTTCTGTTAATACATCCAGTATCTATATTACTAAAAACGATACAAAGAAGAAATGGGATATTCTTATAAATGGTCGCAGTGCAGGACACTCGATTATTAGTCTTAATGTCACGCCTAACAATGTTACAGA TTACTCCCAAGCATTTGTTAGAGTGACTATTGAAAAATCAGATATACTTTATCACATAAGTACCGTAGTAGGATGGATATACTTTCTAGCATGGAGTGTAAGCTTCTATCCACAGATATACAGTAATTACAAACGCAAAAGTGTTGTAGGATTAAATTTCGATTATTTGTCATTGAATTTGGTTGGCTTTATTCTGTATGCACTTTTCAACTGTGGCTTGTATTGGATACCAGTAGTTGAG TTGGAGTATTTTAGAAGATATCCAAAAGGTTTAAACCCTGTACAAGTGAATGATATTTTCTTCGCTTTGCACGCAACATTTGCGACTGTGATAACTATTATTCAGTGCTTTATATACGAG ACAGGAAATCAAAGAGTATCTACCACAGCACGTATTATTCACGGAATATTTGTAgtctttattttaatttctatgatATTAGCTATAGTAACAACGATAAAATGGCTTGACTTTCTGTATTATTGTAGCTATGTTAAATTGAGTATAACATTAATTAAATACGTTCCACAAGCATTTTATAACTACAAAAGAAAATCCACCGTTGGTTGGAGTATTGGCAATATATTTTTAGACTTTACGGGTGGTATGTTGTCAATGCTACAGATGATACTTAATGCATACAATTATG ATGATTGGGAAAGTATTTTCGGAGATCCCACGAAATTTGGTTTGGGATTTTTCTCAGTCgcatttgatatatttttcattatacAACACTATGTACTATACAG ATTTATCCGTGAACAGATGATTGACCTCAAAAACAGAATATAA